In Leptolyngbya sp. O-77, the genomic window CGGCCATGTGACGCGGCGGCAGCAGGTTCGCGGCGCAGTCGAAACCAGCATCCAGGAAATGCCCATTCTTCAGCAGCTTAAGGTGGCCTTTGCCAATCGCCCCTTTTTGTTTGTCATTGGTATCTATCTCTGCTCGTGGCTGGCGCTGCAAAACACCGTCACCATCATTCCCTACTTCGTGCGCGACTGGATGGGTCTGTCGAATGCGGTCTACACCCAGGTCGTGATGGCGGTGCAGGTAACAGCGCTGGCAATGCTGCTGGTGTGGGAGCGAATTTCGCGGCGCGTGGGCAAAAAAGCAGTCTACATCCTGGGCATGGTGCTGTGGGTGATTGCAGAAATTGGGCTGTTTTTTCTTCAGCCGGGGCAGGTGGGCTGGATGTATTTCCTGGGCATTTTGGCCGGAATGGGGGTGTCTACGGCTTACCTGATTCCCTGGTCGATGGTGCCCGACGTGATTGATCTGGACGAACTGCACACGGGGCAGCGGCGCGAGGGCGTGTTCTATAGCTTTATGGTGTTTTTGCAAAAAATGGGGCTGGCGATCGCCCTCTTCTTGGTCGGGCTGGCGCTCGATGCCTCCGGCTTTATCGAAAGCACCGCTGGCGAGGCGACCCCCATCCAGCCAGATTCAGCCCTCACCGCTATCCGCGTGATGATTGGCCCGCTGCCGGCCATCGTGCTGCTGCTGGGCATGGGGCTGGCCTATTTCTATCCCATCACCCGCGAAGTTCACGCCAACATTTTGCTGCAACTGCATGAGCGCAAGCAAGCGCTAGAAAACCCACAAAATTCCGACCCAGATCTACGCTGAAATTTTGACGTAGCTGATGATTTCAGGTGATTTTGCGAGCAGTGGGGCACACTTCGCCAGCGCCGACTGCACCGCCTCCCCTGCCAGGTGAGTGGCGATCGCCGCTTCATCCTGCCATTCTTCCATCGTCACAAATTCAGTCGAGTCCGCCGGATTTTGAAACAGGTCATAGCGAATGCATCCCGGCTCTTGCCGAGTTTGCTCAACCAGTGCCAGCAGCGCCGAGCGCAAAGCCTCCTCGCAGCCAGCCTGCGCGACAATCCGGGCAACCACATGCATAGTCGGTACCGTCATCACGAAAACCCTTGATACTTCAATGTTTCAGCCTGCTGAGTTGACCATCAGGCCAAAAATTTACCGTTAAAATAGCTAGTATCCTTCATTAGGCTGTCTGGCGCTGCGCCATCCTCTCATGGCTCCCGTTCCGTCCGAACCTCAGCCCTCTGTTCCCCAACTGTCTCCATCGGGCGTATTTTCTGAAACACCAGATAGCGCCAATCTGCCTGCCAAGTCAATTTGGGGCTGGGGTCTGGTGGGTCTGGCTTTGCTGCTGATACCCATCGGGATTGGCTCAATTGCAGTACGGGAGTTGCTGCTGCTGCCTGCGCTGCCCCGCTGCTGGAATGTTGCTCAGAGCAGTAACTCCGGATCGACTCGCGTCTATTGCGCCGAGATCTTGGCGAATAAACAGACGGTCGAAGATCTACGACGCGCCATTCAGTTGATAAATCAGGTCGATGCCGATGACCCGCTGCGCGACAAGAGCGATCGCCTGATTGAGCAATGGACTCAGGAGATTCTGCGGCTGGGGGAGGCAGAATTTCAGGCAGGCTCCCTCGATCGGGCCCGCGATATCGCCAAGCGCGTTCCGTTTCACGTCGCCACCTATGCGACAGCTGAGGCAAAAATCAAAGAATGGGAAGCAATTTGGGCAAAGGCTGAGAAAATTTACAGCGAGGTCGAAGCCGAAATCGATCAGGAAAACTGGTTTGCGGCAATGTCTGCGGCCCGAATGCTGCTGACCGTGGGCAATCAATATTGGGCAACGACTCAGTATCAAGCACTGATGCGGCTGCTGCAATCGTCTCGCGAAAGTGAAGCAACCGCAAGGCGATCGCCCAATTCAGCCAACAAGGGAGGCGGGCTGAACGATCTGATCCGTCAGTGGGAAACCGAGCAAACCAAGACAGACACAGAACGGTTAAAGACGGCCCAGGAACTGGCGCAGGGCGGCCGCGTTGAGGATTTGCGGGCCGCAGTCGATGCCGCAGAGCAGGTACTTTATGGCACGCCGCAATATGACCAGGCCCAGTCTTTGATCAACACCTGGCGACGGCAAATTGAAGCGATTGAAGATCGCCCCCGGCTGGCTCGTGCAGCTGAGTTGGCTCGCCAGGGCGATGTGCGATCGCTGGAAGCAGCCATCGACGAGGCAAACCAGATTACCTGGGGGCGATCGCTCCATGAAGAAGCTCGCGCTCAGGCCGATCGCTGGCGACAGCAGGTGCATGAGCTACGGCTAAAAGAACAGGAAGAGATGCTGCGCCAGCTTGATCGATCTGCTAGCACGGCTCCTCCCCCTTTACCTGCATCCCCACCGCCCGTTATCCCTGTCATGCCGTCCGCGCTGCCAGTATCCGAGCCCGTACTAACGCTGCCCGCAGAGGAAACGCCGCCTGCGCTGCCTGCAACGGACAGCAGGGCTTTGCCGGGCGATCGCTCTACCCCAGACGCACTGCCTTAGCCTACCAAATCTCGTCGATTTCACTCCAAAAGCAGAGCCGCAAGGTCAATCCGCAGATAGATGTCGATTCCCAGAAATCATAGAAGATAGAGTGATATCGATTTTTGATTCTGGATTTGCGAGGTTAGATTGCCTGTCAGTCGGCTGCGGGGCTGCCGGCACTCTCATGCAGATTGACGTGTTATAGCAGCTAACTGGTTGGTTAGGACATGTAGAACGGACATAGTTGCTGTTGAAGCTCGTAGTAAGGACTTAAGTCCTTACTACGAACGTCCTAACTAACCTGCGTATTGCTATAGACCGTGTTAGTGTGTTCCTGCTGGAAGAATACTCCCTTCTTTGTGATAGGTCTCTCATGCAGATTGCCGTGTTAGACCGTGTTAGACCGTGTTAAACACTGACGGTCAGTAATTTCTACCACTTGACATACAGGGGCGGAATTTAAGTAACGGATGCCACATGTATCATCAAAAGTTTCTAGAAGGCGTTAAAAGTTGTAAGAAGTGGTATTAAGTTTTCGTGAAGAACCGGAATGATCGAGTGTGACGCTGAATACCATTGGATGTAATAATTTCAGATTCAGCCAGCAGAGATTCGTTTCAGGCTCTCTTTCTCTCTTTCTAGGTTGCCTTCTCAACTGCATCAAGGGCGATCGCCAGAGATACGTAGCTCAAAGCACATACTCCAATCCGTAGCATTACGCAGATCTATCGATACTGGTATAAAATGATTCCCAGGCTTGCAGCCGATCTGGGGGTGAGGGGTTAGACCCTGCAACTACTAATTTTCTAAAGCTTTTGCTCAACCTTGCCCCGCGACTACAGAGTCAAAATTTCAGCACAAATACTTATAAAAATCAGGATATTCGGCTATACTGTCGGGTATAACTGGTGAATCTACTGTATGTCATTAGGTTCTATGGGTAGCTCCTCCAAGTTTGCAAATCCAGTCTTGCTAGCAGTTGCGCTTTCCGTGACGGCAACCTTTTCTGCGGCTGCTCAATCGATAGACCATCAGGCTGCCCACCATGGCAACACAAATGGCAGCGTATTAAGCACTCTATTCAATGTCAGCCTGCTAGCGTCCACTCATCTGAATTCGCCGGGTGCTGCGGCTTCGTTGCAGAACTCTCCATTGGATCGGGTGCGAAACCAGATTGAGCCTCAAAACTCGTCCTATGATCCACCCGTGCAAGGGGGCCCCCAGAGTTCGCAGGGTTCTGGAACTCGGTAGACGTGCAGGGTGGGCACAAGTCCTTGACGTAGGGCCTGATGCCCGGCTTTGTGGAATGTCCCATCAAGACTCAATTAAGGCCCGACCGGCGACTTCCACCAGCGCTCAGCTTGAATTAGCGTGTGGGCTTGCCAATCTACATTGTCCGAATGCGGATAGTCTGAGCGATAGTGTCCGCCCCGGCTTTCGGTTCGGAAGGCGGCACTTTTGACTAGTAAGTATGCTACGTCCAGGAGATTGCGTGTTTCTCCCCCAGGCTCTAACCTGACGGGGGGGTAAGCCCTATGTTTTCGAGCGAGACAGAAGCTTCTAGGTCTAGAGAACAGCGGCTGAGAAACTGGCTCAGCGGCAAGTCGGAAAGCTGGAGCCGCCATTTCTGAATTTGGGCGATCGCCCCTTCCAGTGACTGCTGTTCTCGACAGATGCCTGCTGTTTGCCACACCAGCAGCGGCAGGTTCTGGCGAATGGTTTGGAGGGTCGAGTGCTGAGACTCCCAATTAGCGATCGCGCTGTTCGGAGGCACCTCCGGCGAGTTCCCTGGACTGTGGGTGCAGGGGGCGATCGCCTCCGGTACAATCCCCTGTATTCCGTTTGCGGGCAGCACCAGATGCTTGAGCTGTGCCCCAAACACCAGGCACTCCAGCAGCGAGTTGCTAGCCAGCCGATTTGCCCCATGTACACCCGTGCTAGAGGTTTCGCCGACGGCATACAGCCCCGCAATCGAGGTCTGGCTGTGGAGATCCGTCAGCACGCCCCCCATCCAGTAATGAGCCGCTGGCGCGACGGGCACGGGCGCTTGAAATACATCCACCCCCCACTGCCGACAAACCTGCACGATGTTGGGAAAGCGCCGCTGAATCGTTTCAGACGGAATGGGGCGCAGATCCAGCCAGACATATCCATGCGCTGGGTCAGGATGATGAGTTTGCAGATAGTTAAAGATTGCGCGGCTCACCACATCTCGCGGGGCCAGTTCGCCCTCAGGATGATAGTCAAAGGCAAATCGCCGTCCCTGGTCGTCGATCAGGTGGGCCCCCTCGCCGCGCACGGCCTCGCTCACCAGAAATCGTGGCGCACCGGGCTTTGTAAGCGCCGTTGGATGAAATTGGACAAATTCTAAATCACGCAGCACTGCCCCGCCCCGCCAGGCCATTGCCACACCGTCGCCTGTGCTGAGGGCTGGATTCGTAGTTTGGGCAAAGACCTGTCCGCCGCCGCCCGTCGCCAGCACCACGGCTCCAGCGGCTATCCGACAGACTTGCCCCTCTACTATCGCTACTATACCCAGACAGCGATCGCCCGCCGCCGTCAGCCATAGGTCAAGCGCAAAGCTCTGGCTCATGACGTGAATGTTCGACCGCTGAATCACCTGTTCCGCCAGGATAGACACTACAGCCCGTCCAGTGGTGTCGGCTGCGTGTAGCACTCGCCGTCGCGAGTGGGCCGCCTCCAGCGTCATAGCCAGGTCGGCTCCATGTCGATCAAACAAAACCCCCATAGTCAAAAGATCCCGAATACAGTCGGGAGCCTGTTGCACCATGAGGGTCACAGCTTGGCGATCGCACAGCCCTGCGCCTGCCCGCAGCGTGTCTTCGATGTGTAGTTCTGGCGAGTCATCTGCCGCCATTGGCGCAGCAATGCCGCCTTGTGCCCATTCACTAGCCGAGGTGAGCAACTCGTCTTTGGTAATTAGTCCGACGCGAAAGTGGGTCGGTAAACACAGCGACGTGTAAAGTCCGGCTGCTCCCGCGCCAACGACTAAGACATCAAACTGGCGAGCAAAAGAAGACGACGAGGACAACTGCGGTCTGCCTAGCGGTAAATGCCGTTGTTAAAGCGATCGCCCCCTTCTACAAGCGCATCGAGTGGCGGGCTAACCGCAAAGTTGCTGAGGTTGTTCTTCAGAATTTCTTTTTGCGCCTCGGTCAGCCCCGGCATTTTCAGCACGTCTTCCACGCTGTCAAAGGGGGCATTCTTGAGAATCATCCGGGCCAGAGTCGGGTACATGCCAGGATACTGCATGAACGCCCGGACGTTGGTGTTATTCAAGTCAATTTTTTTGCCAAAGTCGGTCGCCAGCTTGTCGTCCATCGCATTGCGGAATTGCTGTTCTGCCAGCACAGGCGATGGATTGAAGGACAGGGGGCTGAGCGAAGCTGCGATCGCCGTCTGAGGCGAACCCAGCCACCCCCAAGAGGTGAGCATTAGACCCAGAATCATCAACACGCCAACCAGTCGCTTCATCAGTCGAATCCCTTCCAACTACAGTTCTCCAAAGTTCTCCAAATCAGCAGTCCAATGAGAGCTACTTCATAGCTCTCAACAACACAGCTTTAACAGCCTCATAATTAGAGACTACCACTTTGGGGGGAGTATCGCCCTAGATCTTGCTGCTCAGCTTCAAAAACGTATCCAGATCGGTGAAGGAGCCAGCATAGGTGACGGTCGGCGTGTCGTAGCCCTTGAGGCTAACGGTGTATTGCTTAAACAAATTGGGGTTGGCGATCGCCCCGGCCAGGTATTGATACGTCGTTTCACCCAGAGCCACGTCCATACCAATTTGCTTGGTAGACGATTCCAGTCGGAAGGCGGCATTCACCGTGTCGCCTAGGGCGGTGTAGTCGGGGCGATCGCCCGTGCCCGTGTTGCCCACCATCGCATAGCCCGTGTTTAGCCCCGCACCCACCCGCAGTGGAAACGGCAGTGGATAGCGCTCGTGCAAGCGGCTGGTCATTTTGTGCAGGGCGCTGAGGGCGCGGGCAATTCGCACCATTTCGTCAGGCGTGATGCCCTGCGCCCCGTGAATCCAGACCGCCATGATCGCATCGCCGATATATTTATCGACCCAGCTTCCGTATTCGCGAATGATGTCGCCCGCGCAGCGAAACCAGGTGCCGATCACCTCTGAGAGAATTTTTTCGTCAAGCTGGCGTGTCATCACTGTAAAGTCGCGAATATCGACCACTAGCACCGAGATGAGCCGCCGGACGTGGAGGGTGGCAGTGGCGGTAAATTCCTGCGAGTCTACGCCCACGGAGGAATCGTGCAGATGCGACAGTTCGGGAGAGTAAAACTCCAGTTCGGTCTGCCCAAAAGTGAGGCGATCGCCATTATGCAACGTTACCGGCACACTCACCCGCCGACCATTGACAAACGAGCCGTTGCGGCTACCCAGATCAATCAGGTAAAACTCACCTGTCTCCATGCGTTGCAGCATGGCATGGTTGCGCGAAATCCAGCGATCGGGCAGCACAAAATTGTTATCGTCTCCTCGTCCAATCGTCCAACAGTTGTTGTTCGTAAGTGAGAGGTAACGATTGCCAGCGTCGGTTCGTAATATCAGATGGGGAATGGGTTGGGCAGTCACTGACAAAGATGAGAAACCGCTAAATCTTTCCCAAAGAGATGCATCCTGGTAAGTCTGGCACGCTGTGTCAGCGAAGGGCCAGCCGAGCCAGAGGCGCTCCAGAAACAACCTTGCAGATGTTCTGTAGAGGCTCCATCGAAGCTCTAAATCACCCTGAGTGAGAACCGCCAGTGGTCTTAGCCCGTTTGCACCATGTCAACAAACCCCAAGTCTCTTAAAGAGGCTTAAGAGAGGCTTGCAGCACTCTGCCAACGATGCGCTGCAATTGAGGACACCCATTTGCCTGGAAACTTCGCAACATCCAGCATTTGCGCCCATAGACTGCAACGACAATTGGCTAACTCACTCCTGCAACTCAACCATGCGACCCTGGTAATGCTACCAAAGCCACACTACTAAGTTAGCCCAGGATACTCAAATCATATCCTCAGTCAGGCAGCAGTCGCCGCTAACCAGAATAAGCCATCTACCAAAAGAGTGCTCAAAATGGCTCCTCCAAAGCTCCACCCGTGGAGTGATCGCAACCGTAAAGGCGCGAACCCCAGCATCACCAGCAGCCCCACCAGCAGCAGCGCGAAGCCACCACCCCAGGGCGTATACATCTGATGAAGGGCTGCCTGGAGAACCGTTCCGGTGGCACTCGCGTCTGACTGCATTAATTGTCGCCAATAGGGAACCAGATCGACCAGGTAGAAATACAGATCCGTAATTGCGGTTCCCAGCAGCGACCCCAGGTAGAACCAGCGCCCTATTTTATGTTTTGCCCTATGGAGGCCAGGCAAGATGAATGGCAGACCCAGCGCCTCGACGGGGAGATGGTAAAACGGCTCCCAGCGCAGCCAGCCCCAATAAATTGAACCGGCAAGCCAGGTCCAGGCAAAGCCAATCAGCAAGTCACCCCAAAGTTTTGTGGTCGGCTGGCGCAAGAGCGATCGCCCCAGTCCAACCCAGAGCAGTGTCATCCCCAGGCTCAGCCAGGGAAATAACTGCACCAGCGGTGCCTGAAAAAACACCGGAACCGAGACTAAGAAGATAGATGCCGAAAAAACTGCGAGATGAGCCGTGTAGTCGGCTTGACGCTCCGCTGCTTGAGGTTCTGCGGCAAGATCGCCGGGGAGGGCAGCAGGCAGACCCGAAGGCACGAACGGCAAACGAACCGGCAGAATCGCTGATTCAGCGGCTGAGTCGGCAGTAGATTCAACAATGGACTCGGCGAGGTAAAGAGAGCGATCGCGCGGTGTAATGGAAACCAACTTTAATACCAACGATTCTTAATGCTTTTCATTTAGTTTACGTTATTTAACACATTGAGGAAAGCCTTGGAGCGATGTAGACAGAGGGTTAGTTGAGGCAGATTA contains:
- the nadB gene encoding L-aspartate oxidase translates to MSSSSSFARQFDVLVVGAGAAGLYTSLCLPTHFRVGLITKDELLTSASEWAQGGIAAPMAADDSPELHIEDTLRAGAGLCDRQAVTLMVQQAPDCIRDLLTMGVLFDRHGADLAMTLEAAHSRRRVLHAADTTGRAVVSILAEQVIQRSNIHVMSQSFALDLWLTAAGDRCLGIVAIVEGQVCRIAAGAVVLATGGGGQVFAQTTNPALSTGDGVAMAWRGGAVLRDLEFVQFHPTALTKPGAPRFLVSEAVRGEGAHLIDDQGRRFAFDYHPEGELAPRDVVSRAIFNYLQTHHPDPAHGYVWLDLRPIPSETIQRRFPNIVQVCRQWGVDVFQAPVPVAPAAHYWMGGVLTDLHSQTSIAGLYAVGETSSTGVHGANRLASNSLLECLVFGAQLKHLVLPANGIQGIVPEAIAPCTHSPGNSPEVPPNSAIANWESQHSTLQTIRQNLPLLVWQTAGICREQQSLEGAIAQIQKWRLQLSDLPLSQFLSRCSLDLEASVSLENIGLTPPSG
- a CDS encoding MFS transporter; its protein translation is MSESASKLPKSAEDTLSFGTKLAYGAGDLGTAITANILAVFLLVFFTSVAGIPAGIAGSILLVGKIWDAVNDPIVGILSDRTQSRWGRRYPWIVAGAIPFGIFFFLQWIVPRFSDDPTTNLWALVAYYIAVSVLFNAFYTVVNLPYTALTPELTDDYDERTSLNSFRFIFSIGGSILSLVIVLAIFNAIPDDIAQQYRAIGAICAVISVLPFFWCVFGTYGHVTRRQQVRGAVETSIQEMPILQQLKVAFANRPFLFVIGIYLCSWLALQNTVTIIPYFVRDWMGLSNAVYTQVVMAVQVTALAMLLVWERISRRVGKKAVYILGMVLWVIAEIGLFFLQPGQVGWMYFLGILAGMGVSTAYLIPWSMVPDVIDLDELHTGQRREGVFYSFMVFLQKMGLAIALFLVGLALDASGFIESTAGEATPIQPDSALTAIRVMIGPLPAIVLLLGMGLAYFYPITREVHANILLQLHERKQALENPQNSDPDLR
- a CDS encoding putative quinol monooxygenase, whose protein sequence is MTVPTMHVVARIVAQAGCEEALRSALLALVEQTRQEPGCIRYDLFQNPADSTEFVTMEEWQDEAAIATHLAGEAVQSALAKCAPLLAKSPEIISYVKISA
- the psbU gene encoding photosystem II complex extrinsic protein PsbU — its product is MKRLVGVLMILGLMLTSWGWLGSPQTAIAASLSPLSFNPSPVLAEQQFRNAMDDKLATDFGKKIDLNNTNVRAFMQYPGMYPTLARMILKNAPFDSVEDVLKMPGLTEAQKEILKNNLSNFAVSPPLDALVEGGDRFNNGIYR
- a CDS encoding DUF3120 domain-containing protein; its protein translation is MVLKLVSITPRDRSLYLAESIVESTADSAAESAILPVRLPFVPSGLPAALPGDLAAEPQAAERQADYTAHLAVFSASIFLVSVPVFFQAPLVQLFPWLSLGMTLLWVGLGRSLLRQPTTKLWGDLLIGFAWTWLAGSIYWGWLRWEPFYHLPVEALGLPFILPGLHRAKHKIGRWFYLGSLLGTAITDLYFYLVDLVPYWRQLMQSDASATGTVLQAALHQMYTPWGGGFALLLVGLLVMLGFAPLRLRSLHGWSFGGAILSTLLVDGLFWLAATAA
- a CDS encoding adenylate/guanylate cyclase domain-containing protein, with protein sequence MTAQPIPHLILRTDAGNRYLSLTNNNCWTIGRGDDNNFVLPDRWISRNHAMLQRMETGEFYLIDLGSRNGSFVNGRRVSVPVTLHNGDRLTFGQTELEFYSPELSHLHDSSVGVDSQEFTATATLHVRRLISVLVVDIRDFTVMTRQLDEKILSEVIGTWFRCAGDIIREYGSWVDKYIGDAIMAVWIHGAQGITPDEMVRIARALSALHKMTSRLHERYPLPFPLRVGAGLNTGYAMVGNTGTGDRPDYTALGDTVNAAFRLESSTKQIGMDVALGETTYQYLAGAIANPNLFKQYTVSLKGYDTPTVTYAGSFTDLDTFLKLSSKI